The Thermodesulfobacteriota bacterium region CTGACCACCCTGCCGGCCGAGCCGGCCGATCCCCAGCATCTCCTCTTCCGCGGTGGCATCACCGGCCTCGATCTGGGCCTCCTCTCCCCGCTGCTGCCGGCTGGCCGCCGGGAGTCCGGCTCCTGGACCGGCCAGGCCGACCTGGATCTGGTCTGCCGGCTGCCGCTGGCGCCCGGGCGCCTGGGCTCCCTGTCCCTGGCGGTGCGGGCCCGGCTGGGTCGCACCGCCATCAGCGACCGCCAGGGCCGGCCCTGGCTCACAGCGGCGGCTGGCCAGGCGATGGTGGATGACTGGCGGCCATTGGCCGCCGCCTGGCGTCTTGCCAGGCTGGACTGGCAGGAGCCGCAACTGCAGCTGCCGGCCGCCGCAGCCGGCGACCAGACCGCCCTGGATGCGGCCCACAAGGCCCTGCCGGCTGCCGTCCTGTGGGCCGGGACGGTGGCCGATGAGGTCCACCTGCAGGACGGCTCCCTGCTCGATCCCGGGGGCCAGGCCATCCTCTCTCATCTCCACCTGGGCCTCCGGGGTCTGCGCGCGGACCCGGCCGCCCCGGCCGAGGTGACGCTGGCGGCCGGCGCGGAGGCCGGCCTGGCCGTGACCCTGACCGGTGAGGTCCGCCGGCAGCCGTTCCGGCTGGCGGCCGACCTCGCCGCCTCCGGTCTGCCTCTGGCCATGCTGGTGCCGGGGCCGGATGACGCCGGCCCCCGTGTCACCGGGGCGGCCACTGCGACTGGCCACCTGACCATGACCGCTGGCAGCGATGGCCAACCCTTCTGGCAGCTGGCCGATCTGACGGCAGACCTCGCGGACCTGACCGCGACCAGGGCCGGCCAGGCCTGGCTGCACCTGCCGGCGGCCCGGATGGAGAACGGCCGCCTGGGCAGCGACGGGATCCTGGACCTCGGGGACTTGGCCGCCCAGGGCGGCGATCTCACCCTGGACTGGCGGCCGGCCGCCGGCAGCCTCGCCTCAGGGGAAGATCCATGGCCAGCCTGCATCCTGCCCGGCTGGCGTCTGCAGGGCCAGTCCCTGACGCTGTCGCCGGCCGCTATTCGGGTCCTGGTGAGCGATAGCGAGAGCCTCCCACCCTGGTTCCTTGAGGCGGCGACCCTGGAGCTGGGCCCCCTGTCCGCGTCCGGCGGGACCCCCATGACCCTGCGGGTGGCCGGCACACTGCAGGGCGGCCGCCTGCGCCTGGAAGGCGAGACCGACCCGTCCCTGGCCAGCGGCCGCTTCCGGCTCGAGGTGGCGGACCTGGATCTGGCGGCGCGGCCGGAGCTGTTCGCCGGCTGGTGGCGCCCGGGGATCAGCCAGGCCCGACTCGATGCCCAGGGCGAGCTGTCGGTTTCGCCCGCTGCAGCCGGCGGCCGGATCTGCGCCTTTGCCGGCCAGGCCCGTCTCGGTCCCACTGCCACGGCAGCGGCGGGCCCGGACGGTCCCCTCCTCGCCTGGCAGGAAGGCGTGGCCGAGGGGATCGTCGTCCACAGCCGACCGCCAGCCCTGGCTATCAGCCGTCTGGCCATCCGTGCCCCCCGGCTGCAATGGCCGGCCAGCACCACCGGCAGCGCGGCGACCGGGCTCTTTCCTCCGCCAGCCGCTGCCCCCCAGCTGCCGGTGACCGTCTCCCACCTGGAGGTGGAGGACGGCACCCTGACCGTGACCGACCAGCGCCTGGAGCCGGCCTTGAAGATGACCGTGGAGGGCCTTTCGGCCTCGGCCGACAACCTGACGCGCCAGCCTGGGGCGGTCACCGGCTTCTTCGCCCAGGGCCGGCTGGCCCCCGGGGCCGCACTCCGGTGCCAGGGCCAGATCACCCGGCCGGAGGGTGGACCGGAGCTGGCCGGCCGCCTGGAGGTAACGGACTGGGACCTCGCTGCCCTGGCACCCTGGGTGGAGCGGGAGCTGCCGCTGGCCGTTGCCGGCGCGCGGGCGGAGATGACAGTTTCGTTCGGCGCGCGCCCGGACGGCTTCTGGCGGGAGCTGTCCATCGCCGCCACCGGCCTGGAGCTTCACCCCAGCGATCACCGGGGCCACGCCCTGCCCCTGCCGCTGGCCCTGGCCCTTTGGACCGATGCCGAGGGCGTGACCCGGATACCAGTCGCGGTCCGGACCATTGCCGGCCAGGAGCCGCTGCCCCTGGTCCAGGCTGCCCTCAGGGCCGCCCGCAGCCAGGTGCTCAAGGCGGCCGTGTCGCCCTTCGCCCTCCTGCCGGCCGGCGGCCTGGACAGCGACGATCCATCGGCCCGCCAGCGGGTGGGCTTCGCCCCGGGCGCGGCCCTGCTCGATGACATCGCCCTGGCGCAGCTGACCTGGCTGGGCGAGATGCTGGCCGGCCGGCCGCGTCTTCTTCTCACCGTCCGTGGCCTGGCGGATCCGGAGCAGGACCGCGCCGCCCCTGCCGCCCAGGAGGGGCCAGCGCCCCGCCGGCGGCCGATCGGCGAGCCGGAGCTGATCCGCCTGGCCGAGGACCGGGCCGAGGCGGTACGCACCTTCCTGCTGGAGGTGTCCGGCCTGCCGCCGGAGCGGCTGCGACGGCTGCCCGCGCTGCTCGCCGCCACCGCCACCGGCGGGGTGTCCGGCTGCCGGGCCGAGCTGGTCCTGACCCTGACCGAAGGCCCCTGATCCGTTCCCCGGCCCTTGCTCGCCGGCCGCCCCCGGGGTATGCTGCCGGCCGCGCCTGGCCGTGCCGAGCCGAGCACCGTTTCCGGCGTCATCGAGAGCTCTTCGCCATGCTCCGTCCACCCTACGAGCGCTACCAGCGCCTGCACATCTCCTTTCTGGACCGGATCGGCCTGCCGGCGGTGGACGATCCGGACCTCATTGGCGTCTGGGAGGAGGACGGCCACACCGTGCTCTTCTTCCACCAGCCCAAGGAGGCACTGGTCGAGGCCCTGTGCCAAGCCAGCGGCGCGGCCGTGACCTACCGCGCCGACCTGGACTACCAGGACTGGGAGGCGGGCCGGCCCCTCACGCCATTCTCGGTGGCTGGCCTTGCCATAGCGCCGGTCTGGGCCGAGGGGCCGGCGGATATCCGGCTCGATCCGGGGGTTGCCTTCGGCAGCGGCAGCCACCCCACCACCCGGTGCTGCCTGACCCTGGTGCTGGAGCTGCTCGCCGATCCCGGCTGCGGGGTGCGACGCCTGGCCGATCTGGGCACCGGCACCGGCATCGTGGCCGTGGCCGCTGCCTTCCGCCACCCCGACCTCACGGTGGAGGCCTTCGACCACAACCCCCTGGCCTGCGCCGTGGCCCGGGCCAACGCCGCCCGAAACGGCGTCGCCGGCCGGGTCCGGGTCCGGCAGGTGGACCTGCGCCAGACCTGGCCTGTCCAAGAGGCCGACCTGATCGTGGCCAACCTCTACCGGGAGCTGCTCCTGGCCCTCATGGCCCGGCCAGCCTTCTGGCAGGCCCGCTGGCACATCCTGTCCGGATTCCGCAGTGAAATGGAGCCGGACCTGCTGGCCGCCCTGCCGGCCGGCGTCTGCTGCCGGCGCCGCCTCCGCGAGGACGGCTGGGTGCTGTGGCTGCTGGAGCAGCCCGCCCGGTGTCGCCGATGAGCCTTCCATCCCGCCTGGCCCGCCTGGACGAAGCCCCCCTGGCCGACAAGCTGCGCCAGGCGGAGGCATTGCTGCCCTGGGCCCGGGCGGAATGGGCCGCGGCCGGCAGCGGCCTGGCAGGCCTGGCCGAGCTGGCCGATCATCTGACAGCCCTCGCCCAGGTCATGACCGATCTCGGACTGCCCGGCCTGTGCGCCGCCTGCGGCTCCCGACCGGGAGGCGGCTGCTGCAGCGCCGAGATGGGCGAGGCCGCCGATGTCATCCTGCTCCTCCTCAACCGCCTCTTGGGGGCGGAGATACGCCTCGCGCCCGGCGCCGACGGCGGCTGCCCCTTCCTGGCTGCCGGCGGCTGCCGCCTCCTGGTCAAGCCGGTCTTCTGCCTGGGCTACAACTGCGGCGCCATCCATGCCCGGCTGGCGCCCACCGGCTGGGCGCGCCTGGACCAGGCCACCGGCCCGGTGCAGAGCTGCCAGTATCGTCTGGAGCAGGAGATCCTCGGCTGCCTCCGAAGCGCCGGCGCGTTTGTGAAGTTGGGGGGCAGCACATGAGTCCGATGGGGGTGCTCGTTTGACAAAACCGACCCAGCACGTACAATGCGGACATGAAGATCGTTGCTGATACCAATGTTTTCTTGGCGGTGGCGCTTAATGAGCCGGAAAGGAGTGCGATCATTGCCCGAACCGTTGGTCACGAACTGATCGCTCCGGCAATCCTGCCCTTCGAAATTGGCAACGCCCTGTCTGCTCTGGTGAAGCGAAAGAGAATGTCCCGAGATGAAGCCTTGGCAGCCTGGGCTGTCTGTCGGTCTATTCCTGTTGATTTGAAGCCTGTCGATATCGAAGACGCTTTGCTCGCCGCCGCAAACCACGGCATATATGCCTATGATGCATACTTTCTCGAATGCGCAGCAGGATTTCGCTGCCCATTGTTGACTCTTGATCGTCACTTGCGAACGGTAGGCGTCAAGATCGGCATCAAGATCCTGGAGGTCTAGAATGAAGGTCTACACATACTCCGAGGCCAGACAGCAGTTGTCGCGTCTCCTGGATATTGCCCGCGAAGAAGAGGTGGTCATCAAGCGCAAGGGCGGAGAGATCTTCTCTCTTTTCTTGAAGAAGACTCCCGTGTCACCTTTTGATGTTCCCGGGGTCAAAACTTCGGTCACGACCCGTGATCTGGTGGACGCGGTCAGGGCGTCGAGATCGCGTTAGTTGTTCGGTATCAGACGGAGAGCGGCCGGACCAATCGAGCGGACGCGGCGGCACCTGGGCGCCGGGGGTGCCGTTCGCTCGGGAGCCTGGGCCGGGCCCGTTTGACAACTGAGACCAAGCGCGTACTAATGATGGCCACGTTACGCGAGGGGTGAGCATGGACCAAGACCATCCGGACATTCTGGCCCGGCTGCGCCAGGAGATGCCCTATCTGACGCAGCGTTATCACCTTGCCACCATGGATCTCTTCGGCTCCACGGTTCGAGGTGAAGAGCACCCAGGCAGCGACCTCGATCTATTGGTCACGTTCCGAACCCCCCCTTCCTTGTTCCAGTTCGTGGAGATGGAGAACTATTTGACCGATCGCCTGGGGGTGAAGGTGGACCTGGTTCTGGCCAGCGCCCTGAAGCCGGGCATCGGCCAGCGGATCAGGGCCGAGGCCAGACGGATATGACCAGGGCCACAGCTGACCGCGACTGGGATGATGCCCTCCGGAACAAGGGCACTGGACAACCTGTCCACCAGCCACCGCCGGAGAGGCGCTTGTCTTGTCGAGCCGGCGTGTCCCGCCCCTTTGTTATCCCTCCTCCAGAGGAACTACCCTGAGCCTATGCAATTCATCGATCTTGCCGCCCAGCAGCGCCGCCTGCGCCAGACCATCGAGGCCAATCTCCGGGCCGTGCTCGACCACGGCCAGTACATCATGGGCCCTGAGGTGGCGGCCCTGGAGCGGCGCCTAGCCGAGTTCGTGGGCGTGCGCCACGCCATCGGCTGCGCCTCCGGCACCGACGCCCTGCTCATGGCCCTCATGGCCCTGGGGATCGGTCCCGGCGACGCGGTCTTCACCACCCCTTTCACCTTCTTCGCCACCGCGGAGGTCATCCGCCTCCTGGGGGCCGTGCCGGTCTTTGTGGACATCGACCCGGCGACCCAGAATCTCTCCGCCGGCGCCCTGGAAGAGGCGGTGCTGGCCCTGGAGACGGCGGATGCCCGCCGCCATCCCTTGCCGCGCCAGGCACTGAGCCTGGAGCCCCGGGCAGTGCTGACCGTGGATCTTTTCGGGGTGCTGGCGGACTACGATGGCGTGGGGAGGGTGGCCAAGCAGCACGGCCTGGCGGTGGTCCAGGATGCGGCCCAGTCCTTCGGTGCCGAGCTGCGGGGGGAGCGGAGCTGCCGGCAGGGGCTGGTGGGCTGCACCTCGTTCTTCCCGGCCAAGCCCCTGGGCGCCTACGGCGATGCCGGCATGTGCTTCACCGACGACGAGGCCCTGGCGGCCGACCTGGATTCCATCCGCCAGCACGGCAAGGGCAGCCACCGCTACGAGCACATCCGCCTGGGCCTGAACGGCCGTCTCGATACCCTGCAGGCCGCGGTGCTCCTGGCCAAGATCGAGATCTTTCCGGAGGAGCTGGAGCTCAGGCAGGCGGCGGCGGACCGCTATCAGGAGCTGCTGGCACCGGCCGGCGACGCCTTTGTCCTGCCGGCCGTGCCGGCGGATCGCCGCTCGGCCTGGGCCCAGTACTCGCTCCTTGCCGCCAGCGAGGAGGCGAGATCCGCGGCCCTGGCCGCCCTTACGGCCGCGACCATCCCCTACGCCATCCACTACCCCCTGCCCGTGCACCGGCAGGCGGCCCTGGCCAACCTCGGCTACCGGCCGGGCGATTTCCCGGTGGCCGAGGACCACGCCCGCCGGATCTTCAGCCTGCCCATGCACCCGTATCTGCGCAAAGAGGACCAGGAGCAGGTGGCGGCGGCGCTGTTGGGGCTGGCGGCAAGGGAATAGGACGAGCTCAGATCTCCTCCTCGTGCCGTCGCCACGTCTGGGTCGTCTCATCGAAGCGCTTGATGATACGCATGCGCTGGCCCACCACCACCGATCCGGGAGGCACGTCTTTGCTCACCACCGTGCCAGCCCCGATGATGCTGTTCTCGCCGATGGTTACCCCGGGCAGCACCACGCAGTTCATGCCGATGAAGACCCGGGGGCCGATCACCGTGGTCCGCGCCCCGGAATCCCCGGGACGGAGTCGTGCAGCCGTCCTGTCGTGAGAAAGCAGCTTGCAGCCATCGGTGATACTAACACCGTCGCCGATCTTGAGATGGCCGCGACGGACATCCAGAGAAGCCCCCAAGCTGATGAACACCCCCTTCCCGACCTCCACCCCCATGAGTCGGTAGTAGGCTACCACTATCCTCCTCAGGAGCTTACCCAGGTCGTTCCTCGCCTTGCGCAAGTTCATGGCGTCTTGGCCTCCGGTCCAGCCAGCACCGCCTTGACCAGGGGTGCGACCCCTTTGGCCCAGCGCCGATAGCCCTCGTCATTAAGGTGCACTCCGCCTTCGGTAAGTGCCGGATCGATGCCGCCTTGGCCGACGTTCAAGAACGTTGAGTGCAAATCTAAAAACTGCAGCCCACGCTCTTGGCACAGTGCGGCCAGCCCCTCGTTCAGCCGCCGGATCCGTTGGTTGGCCCAGCTGCGGCGGGA contains the following coding sequences:
- a CDS encoding type II toxin-antitoxin system VapC family toxin — encoded protein: MKIVADTNVFLAVALNEPERSAIIARTVGHELIAPAILPFEIGNALSALVKRKRMSRDEALAAWAVCRSIPVDLKPVDIEDALLAAANHGIYAYDAYFLECAAGFRCPLLTLDRHLRTVGVKIGIKILEV
- a CDS encoding nucleotidyltransferase family protein produces the protein MDQDHPDILARLRQEMPYLTQRYHLATMDLFGSTVRGEEHPGSDLDLLVTFRTPPSLFQFVEMENYLTDRLGVKVDLVLASALKPGIGQRIRAEARRI
- a CDS encoding DUF748 domain-containing protein, which codes for MSPTPSQDSRTTTALGGGPPPVSPGRRRTPNRRIRRHPWHRGLSVAALFVLLAGLGLLGLGLAVPWLLTQAGPPRLAGLLRQPVSLDYAAFDPLALRLRLTGGRIGAPAAAGRMSALAFRSLVLELDWRSVLAGRPRTRLELDDLRLACQQQPSGTILPAIRLPSGQDRLPLPWPLPALGELAVRHSRLTVLPAQGPEGLVLEIEELALAGLGSRRAQGRLAASLAGRPLTLTTLPAEPADPQHLLFRGGITGLDLGLLSPLLPAGRRESGSWTGQADLDLVCRLPLAPGRLGSLSLAVRARLGRTAISDRQGRPWLTAAAGQAMVDDWRPLAAAWRLARLDWQEPQLQLPAAAAGDQTALDAAHKALPAAVLWAGTVADEVHLQDGSLLDPGGQAILSHLHLGLRGLRADPAAPAEVTLAAGAEAGLAVTLTGEVRRQPFRLAADLAASGLPLAMLVPGPDDAGPRVTGAATATGHLTMTAGSDGQPFWQLADLTADLADLTATRAGQAWLHLPAARMENGRLGSDGILDLGDLAAQGGDLTLDWRPAAGSLASGEDPWPACILPGWRLQGQSLTLSPAAIRVLVSDSESLPPWFLEAATLELGPLSASGGTPMTLRVAGTLQGGRLRLEGETDPSLASGRFRLEVADLDLAARPELFAGWWRPGISQARLDAQGELSVSPAAAGGRICAFAGQARLGPTATAAAGPDGPLLAWQEGVAEGIVVHSRPPALAISRLAIRAPRLQWPASTTGSAATGLFPPPAAAPQLPVTVSHLEVEDGTLTVTDQRLEPALKMTVEGLSASADNLTRQPGAVTGFFAQGRLAPGAALRCQGQITRPEGGPELAGRLEVTDWDLAALAPWVERELPLAVAGARAEMTVSFGARPDGFWRELSIAATGLELHPSDHRGHALPLPLALALWTDAEGVTRIPVAVRTIAGQEPLPLVQAALRAARSQVLKAAVSPFALLPAGGLDSDDPSARQRVGFAPGAALLDDIALAQLTWLGEMLAGRPRLLLTVRGLADPEQDRAAPAAQEGPAPRRRPIGEPELIRLAEDRAEAVRTFLLEVSGLPPERLRRLPALLAATATGGVSGCRAELVLTLTEGP
- a CDS encoding type II toxin-antitoxin system Phd/YefM family antitoxin is translated as MKVYTYSEARQQLSRLLDIAREEEVVIKRKGGEIFSLFLKKTPVSPFDVPGVKTSVTTRDLVDAVRASRSR
- a CDS encoding acyltransferase; its protein translation is MNLRKARNDLGKLLRRIVVAYYRLMGVEVGKGVFISLGASLDVRRGHLKIGDGVSITDGCKLLSHDRTAARLRPGDSGARTTVIGPRVFIGMNCVVLPGVTIGENSIIGAGTVVSKDVPPGSVVVGQRMRIIKRFDETTQTWRRHEEEI
- a CDS encoding DegT/DnrJ/EryC1/StrS family aminotransferase, whose product is MQFIDLAAQQRRLRQTIEANLRAVLDHGQYIMGPEVAALERRLAEFVGVRHAIGCASGTDALLMALMALGIGPGDAVFTTPFTFFATAEVIRLLGAVPVFVDIDPATQNLSAGALEEAVLALETADARRHPLPRQALSLEPRAVLTVDLFGVLADYDGVGRVAKQHGLAVVQDAAQSFGAELRGERSCRQGLVGCTSFFPAKPLGAYGDAGMCFTDDEALAADLDSIRQHGKGSHRYEHIRLGLNGRLDTLQAAVLLAKIEIFPEELELRQAAADRYQELLAPAGDAFVLPAVPADRRSAWAQYSLLAASEEARSAALAALTAATIPYAIHYPLPVHRQAALANLGYRPGDFPVAEDHARRIFSLPMHPYLRKEDQEQVAAALLGLAARE
- a CDS encoding 50S ribosomal protein L11 methyltransferase, whose translation is MLRPPYERYQRLHISFLDRIGLPAVDDPDLIGVWEEDGHTVLFFHQPKEALVEALCQASGAAVTYRADLDYQDWEAGRPLTPFSVAGLAIAPVWAEGPADIRLDPGVAFGSGSHPTTRCCLTLVLELLADPGCGVRRLADLGTGTGIVAVAAAFRHPDLTVEAFDHNPLACAVARANAARNGVAGRVRVRQVDLRQTWPVQEADLIVANLYRELLLALMARPAFWQARWHILSGFRSEMEPDLLAALPAGVCCRRRLREDGWVLWLLEQPARCRR